ATTGGTAACGAATATCCACTCATTCATACGATTCATCACTCATAATCCACAAATTTCATTCTACCCTCACCCCTGTCACTCACTGTCACCGACCATCAGTTCGATATCAGGGTATAAAAAAAGATGCCTCAGTCTCCTGAAACATCTTAAACCGTTTTCGTTTTCAGTTCGATTTGCTTTAAACTCTCTTGTCCATTCATAATTCACACATTGCAGCATTAATCCATTTAACGCCACCTCTTCATCCTCTGTACCGACTTGCCTGAATCCGTTTCTCTCCAGGACTCTCTGTGAGGGGATGTTGTTCGTTGTCGTTTTGGCGAACAGACGGTTCAGATGGCTTTTTCGATGAGAAGCGCCAGTGCTTTATTTGCAATGCCTTTGCCAATATGCTTTTCCCCTACACGGTAGCCTGCGTGACCGCTTTTAAGTAATGGATCGAGATCCACCAGGCTCATTCTCCCAAGGATTTCACCTTCTGGATTCATGATGAGAAAAAACAAGGATTCACCTGTTTCCTGTTCATTTGGCTTGTTGATCTTATTTTGCAATTATAATTCCAGATACAATTTTTTCGTTTTGAGCACATGTCCGAACAATTCATCATCATATTCCTCACTGAGCCGAAACCCTTGAGCCTCATAAAAAGCGAGCCCTCCATGATTTTCACTCTCCACTTCCACGTGGATGATCGATACATCGGGAAGTTCCTTGAAGCCTTCTCCGAGCAGTGCACTCCCGATCCCTTTTCCCTGTGCTCTTGGATCGATGTACAATGCCCCCAGCATCGCTTCTTTGCCTTTTGAGAAAAGGTTGGCAAAACCCACCGGTTTCCCGTCTTTTTCCGCAAGGAGCAGAACAGAATAATGGACTCTCCTCTCCATGTTTTCGTCAGAATACGCCTGCTCGATAAACCGGTCCTGCACGTATCTTGGGATAATGCCTTCATAGGTATGATGCCAGGTTTTCTTTGCAATATGCTGAATGTCTTCAATATCAGCTGTTGTCGCTTTTCGAATATTTGTTTCGTTTTGCACACAATTCCCCCCAGAAAAACTTTCCTCTATTTTACAACCATTCCTTTAAAAAAGAAATCGTTGTTTATCAGTTATTACCCCCGCTGCACGACCTTCATACGCAGCCCGTCTTTAATCCGAAGCGAAACCAGCGGATCCGGTTTCACGGTGTCCTCACCGATCAGTTCAAAGCGGACCGATCGTCCAATGACTGCCAGTAAGATCGCCGCCTCCATCATCGCGAAGCGGTAGCCGATGCAGCTTCTGGAGCCTCCGCCGAAGGGGACGTAGGCGAATGGCGGAATCTGTTTTTCGGCCTCGGGTTCGAATCGTTCCGGTCTGAAGGTTTCCGGGTCTTCGAAGGCATCAGGGTCCCGGTGGATGGCGTAGGTGGCCATCATGAAAATGGTGCCTTCTTCGTACTCTTCGCCCTGCAGGGTGACGGGTTCGTCCGCTTCCCGGTAGATGATCCAGGCAGGTGGATAGAGTCTGAGGGTTTCTTTGATGATCTGTGTTGTATAAGGCATTTCCCGGCTTTTTGTGAAGGGATCCGCTGTGATGTCATCCATCGCGTCAATTTCTTCGTGGAACTTCGCCTCTGCTTCAGGGTTCTTTGCCAGCAGATAGAAGACCCAGGTCAAAAGATTGGCGGTGGTCTCATGTCCGGCGAGGAGCATGGTCATCATCTGATCCCGGAGTTCCTGATCGGTGACTTTGTCTCCTTCAGGTGTAGCCACGGCGTCCATGAGGAGCCCCACCATGGTTTCTTTGTAGGCTTCGGGATTGGCCCGGGCTTCTTTCAGAATCCCGTAGACCTCCGTTTCAAGGGTTTTGATGGCCCGTTTGTGGGCAATGTTGCCTTTCGTCGGAACGCTCATCGGAAGCAGCACCGGCAAAAAGATGCTTTTGGCGGTTTCCTGGATGGTGACGTCCACCGCCTTGGCAAGGGCTTTTTTCCGTTTTCCCGGGTCTGTCGCGAACATGACTTTGGAAATGATCGACAGGGTCAGTTGCATCATTTCGTCATCAATCCGGCAGGTGTCTTTTTGTTGAAGCCCAGTGACGGTATCTCCTGCATCAGCCGCCATGATGCCGGCATAGTTTTTCAGGCGTTCTTTGTAGAACACCGGCTGGGTGTAGGCTTTTTGCATTTTATGTGCGGTTTTCTCCGTGGTGAGGAGCCCGTCCCCGATGGTACGGGTCAGTACTTTCGTCGGACGTCCTTTTCGAAAAGAAGCATCCTTTGTAACGAGGATCTCCTGCAGGTGGGCCGGGTTGTTGATGACAAATGTGGGCATTACTCCCGTATTCAAGGGAACCACCTTTCCCATTTCGCGCATACGCAGAAAGAAATCAAGCGGATCACGCCGGAAATCCAAATAATTTGTCACCCGTTCGGTGAATTTAATTTTTGTTATCGCCATGGCTATCTCTCCTCATCAGACTGTTTCTTCCATTGTATAACGATTGATGAAGAGATGCATAATGGAATGAATTGGCGTTTTGGTTTTTACTGATGAACGGGCAGGGGTGCCTGTTTGAGAACCGGGATCATTCTTGCGGCTGCCTGTCTTGCTCCGGCGATATTGCGGGCAGTGGGGCCGAGTTCAAGTTCAGCAAGGGCGCCCGTCAGATAAATGCCGTCATGCCAGGAGAGGTTCTGATCCACCACTGGTGTGCCGCACGGGGCATAAGGAAGATCAAAATCGTCTCCATAGATTTTGAGCCAGTCCGGGATTGGGCATTCCTGTCTGTAGCCGGTCGCGAGGATGACCGTCCTGGCATGAAGGGTATCGCCGGATTGCAGATGAAGCAGCATATGGCCATGGTTTACGGTTGTGCCGTCGACTTCGTCCTGACAGAGATGCAGGTTTCCTTTTGCTTCTTCACTGACCAGTGCGCGTTTGATCTCCGGCGGCACAGAGCCCCGGTATCTGGCCATTCGTATCGTCTGCCGCCTTCGCTGATTGTCTTTCAGCTGACTGAACCCGTTCATGTATTTCGGTCCGAGCCAGCCGGGATCACTGTCAAAATCATGCGTCCGAAGGGAATGCCTGGTGAGCAGCGTGACCTGTCCCGGGTACTCTTTTGAAAGCTTTAATGCAGTGTGTGCTGCGGTGATCCCGCCACCTGTAATGACGATTGGCGCTTCACTGTCTCTTGTCACATCCTCCGCTTCATGAAACACGTGCTCCACATGTCCGCCGGCGTCTTGTAGTCCACAGGCCCACTCCGGCCAGGCAACCATTTCATTCATCCCTGTTGCAACGATCACTTGCCGGGCTGTCGTCGTCTCACCTGAGGCGAGTGTCACATGAAGCAGATCGTCTGAGTCTCTGGTGAGTCCGCTGACACTACCCTGATGATGCAAGGCAGCCAGTCCCGTTTCCTCAATCAGCGCCTGACAGTGCTCGTGAAACAGATCCAGAGACGGCCGTTTGTATCTGCCTAAGAAATCTGTTCCGTCCTGATCGTTTGAGAACTTCCGGAGACTGAAAGGATCCAGATCCAGATGATGAACGGACGGGGAGCGCAGATAGCGCATGCCGATGCGCGTCGTGTTTGTTTTCCACCTTGAAATCAATGACTCATTCGGGTCGACAATCCGCAGATCGTCCTGACGGAGTGTTCCGGATTTGAGGATTTGAACCCCCAGTAACGTGCCGTGAATACCGCCTCCAATGATGAGGCAGGTGCCAGGGTTTGTCTTCATAAGATCAGCCTCCTTCTTTCGTTTTCCCAGCGGTACGATGTTGGATCAAAAAAACCTGCCGGCGAAGGGGGATCGCCAGACAGGTCCAATGGATGGTTACCAGCTTGCTTTTCGGACACCGGGAATCTGCCCTTTATGCGCCAGATCCCGGAATTTGATCCGCGACAGTTCGAACTTACGAAGTACTCCGCGCGGGCGCCCGGTGACTCTGCACCTGCGGGTCAGTCTTGAAGGGGCTGAGTCTCTTGGCAGTTTCGCAAGGGCTGCATAATCCCCTTTTTCTTTGAGTTCCCGGCGTTTGTCTGCATATTTAGCAACCAGTGCCTCCCGTTGTCTTTCTTTTGCGACTTTTGATTTTTTCGCCATCAGTATGATGCTCCTCTCTCTTCGTCGTTCTCATGATTCCTGTCGTTGGTGAACGACAGATAATAGAATTTCGTTCGATTTGCGGCTTCCTCGCCGCGATACAGTACCATCAGTTCCGTCATATCCTGGAAACGGCAGGCTTTTGCACGAAGAAGCACCTCTTCGTGGATCGTCTCTTCAAGTTCCTGCATCATGGTGTACATATCATCTGCAGACTGACCGAAGCGAACGGCCACCTGTTCGAACGGCCGATGATCGATCATCAGCTGCAACAGTTCCGTTTCATCGCAGGCCGCTTCCACCAGCTCATTTTCCAGCGTTTCATAAGCAATGATCCGTCCCCGCTCGGGTTCCGGCAGAGATTGAATCACCTGTTTCCGAAAAAAATCGTACTGTGCCGCTTGCATGATGCCACCTCCGGCCGTTTTTAAATCGTAACGATTACGATTAATACCAGTAAAACATATCTCGTTTATTTTGTAAACCGCAACCATTACGATTTTCAAAAATCTTGATTCCGGCACTTTGCTGTGGTATGTTTTAGATCGTAATTATTCTGATTTAGGAGTGTGTCATCATGACTGAACAACGAATCCCTGTGACGGTGTTGAGCGGCTATTTAGGTGCCGGCAAGACGTCCTTACTGAACCATTTACTCAGTGAAACGAACATTCAAAATACCGCTGTCATCGTCAATGATATGAGTGAAATCAACATTGACGCCCTGGACGTGAAAAACAGAACCGTCCACCGCACGGACGATCAACTCATCGAAATGTCCAACGGCTGCATCTGCTGTACGTTACGGGAAGATCTGCTGCAGGAAGTACAACAAATCGCTGAACAAGGCGGCATTGACTATATTCTGATTGAATCCAGCGGTATCTCGGAGCCCGTACCCGTCGCTCAGACCTTCACCTTGATCGATGAAGAAATGGGCATCGACCTCTCCGCATTATGCCAGTTGGATACAATGGTCACTGTTGTCGATTGCCAGCGCTTCTGGCATGACTATGGCTCCGGGGAGTCTCTTGCAGAAAGAGGCCAGGAAGCGGATGAGAATGACATCCGGGACATCAGTGACTTACTGGCAGATCAAATTGAATTTTGTGACGTGCTGGTTCTCAATAAGGCGGACGCCATTTCAAAAGAAGCCCTCCATTCCATGAAAGCTGTCATGAAGCGCCTTCAGCCTGAAGCAAAGATCATTGAAACGAATTATGGACGGATTTCACCTGAAGAAGTACTCCATACCGGCTCCTTTGATTATGAAAAAGCGAGCCTGTCTGCCGGCTGGCTGAAAGAGCTGGAAGCAGAAGAACATACGCCGGAGACGGAGGAATACGGGATTTCCTCCTTTGTCTACAGACGGACGCGCCCCTTTCATTCCGAACGCTTCATGGCCTGGGGCGAAGCGATTCCTGAAGCAGTGATCCGCTCCAAAGGCATTGCCTGGTGCGCCACCCGAAACGATGTTGCCCTACTTTACTCCCAGGCAGGTCCTTCTGCTTCACTGGATCCGGTTTCGTTTTGGGTAGCCTCTACGTCAGCAGAGAACATTCAGGAATATCTTGCGGAAGAACCCGGCGCCCGGGATGAATGGGATGATGAATTTGGCGATCGGAAAACGGAACTGGTGTTTATCGGCCAGAACATCGACCGGGAAGCCCTTGAGGCCGAACTCGATGAGTGCCTGCTCACGGACGAGGAAATGGCTGGGGATTGGGGCCGTTTTACCGATCCGTTTCCATGGGAGACGTGAATTCTTGTGAGGGTGTAAGAGTTGATCGTACTCCAGCATCAATTATGCTAGTATTTAAGTAATCACAAAAACAGGAGGCGACACACCATGACCGTAAACGCCATTTTGACGTCTCTCTTTATGTGCTCGGCAGATGATGCCTGTGAAGTGTCACTTGAAAAAGACCCTGAATTTATTGTGGACCTGAGAGCAGAAGCTGATGTACCCGTATCCGGAGCTATGTCCCGTTTTGGCACAAAATCATTTGCTCTGGTGAACGGTGGGCCCACTTCGCCTGAGGAACTGAAGCGGGCCATTGTATTTGTCAGCGGACAACTCGAATATGGCAACCGGGTTGTTCTGCATTGACAGGGAGGAAAAAGCCGCACCGGGAGTGTGGCCGCAGGGGTCCTTCTTGAACTGAATCTCGTTGCATCCGTTGAAGACGCACAACAGGAAATTCTCAAGTTCCAGCCCATTGCACTGATTCAGGACGAAGCCAAAGGTGTTCTGGCCAGTCTGTACGAAACCCGGCAGTCATCGTAACTGCCGGGCATTTTGTATGCTTATTTTTAGATCCCTTTATTGATATCAAAACTTACGATAAACAACAACTGATGTATGCGGGAGGGAAACTGATGAAAAACTGGCTTGAAATATTCCTGATTTCACTGCGACTGGGCTTGACGTCATTTGGCGGTCCCGTTGCACATCTTGGTTATTTTCATGAAGAGTACGTGAAACGAAGGGCCTGGCTCACGGAGAAACAGTATGCAGATCTCGTGGCGTTATGTCAGTTCCTGCCTGGACCTGCATCGAGTCAGGTCGGGATCGGCATCGGCATGGTCCGCGGCGGTGTTGTCGGCGGTTTCATCTCGTTTACCGGTTTTACCATGCCATCTGTTCTTTTACTGATGGCCGTTGCTGTCGGATTTCAGCAGCAGGGACTCATAGAACTGGGTATCATCGACGGTCTGAAGATCGTTGCCGTCGCCGTTGTCGCTCACGCCCTGCTCGGCATGGGCCGAAATCTGGCTCCGGACAAAGAGCGGGCAACCATCGCTGTCCTGGCTTTTACATCCGTCCTCCTGGTCCCTTCCGTCTGGATTCAGGTTGTCGTCATTCTGACAGCAGGCCTCCTCGGCTGGCGTTTGTACCGAAACGAAAATCTCCCAAAAGCTGAAGGCCTCCCTTTGAAGCTGCCATTAAAACTATCTGTGGTGATGCTTGGGTTGTTTGGCGGATTACTGGCTTTACTGCCGGTTTTGCGGGCCATGACAGATCATTTACATATCCAG
This Salisediminibacterium beveridgei DNA region includes the following protein-coding sequences:
- a CDS encoding GNAT family N-acetyltransferase; translation: MQNKINKPNEQETGESLFFLIMNPEGEILGRMSLVDLDPLLKSGHAGYRVGEKHIGKGIANKALALLIEKAI
- a CDS encoding GNAT family N-acetyltransferase is translated as MQNETNIRKATTADIEDIQHIAKKTWHHTYEGIIPRYVQDRFIEQAYSDENMERRVHYSVLLLAEKDGKPVGFANLFSKGKEAMLGALYIDPRAQGKGIGSALLGEGFKELPDVSIIHVEVESENHGGLAFYEAQGFRLSEEYDDELFGHVLKTKKLYLEL
- a CDS encoding cytochrome P450; amino-acid sequence: MAITKIKFTERVTNYLDFRRDPLDFFLRMREMGKVVPLNTGVMPTFVINNPAHLQEILVTKDASFRKGRPTKVLTRTIGDGLLTTEKTAHKMQKAYTQPVFYKERLKNYAGIMAADAGDTVTGLQQKDTCRIDDEMMQLTLSIISKVMFATDPGKRKKALAKAVDVTIQETAKSIFLPVLLPMSVPTKGNIAHKRAIKTLETEVYGILKEARANPEAYKETMVGLLMDAVATPEGDKVTDQELRDQMMTMLLAGHETTANLLTWVFYLLAKNPEAEAKFHEEIDAMDDITADPFTKSREMPYTTQIIKETLRLYPPAWIIYREADEPVTLQGEEYEEGTIFMMATYAIHRDPDAFEDPETFRPERFEPEAEKQIPPFAYVPFGGGSRSCIGYRFAMMEAAILLAVIGRSVRFELIGEDTVKPDPLVSLRIKDGLRMKVVQRG
- a CDS encoding FAD/NAD(P)-binding protein; this encodes MKTNPGTCLIIGGGIHGTLLGVQILKSGTLRQDDLRIVDPNESLISRWKTNTTRIGMRYLRSPSVHHLDLDPFSLRKFSNDQDGTDFLGRYKRPSLDLFHEHCQALIEETGLAALHHQGSVSGLTRDSDDLLHVTLASGETTTARQVIVATGMNEMVAWPEWACGLQDAGGHVEHVFHEAEDVTRDSEAPIVITGGGITAAHTALKLSKEYPGQVTLLTRHSLRTHDFDSDPGWLGPKYMNGFSQLKDNQRRRQTIRMARYRGSVPPEIKRALVSEEAKGNLHLCQDEVDGTTVNHGHMLLHLQSGDTLHARTVILATGYRQECPIPDWLKIYGDDFDLPYAPCGTPVVDQNLSWHDGIYLTGALAELELGPTARNIAGARQAAARMIPVLKQAPLPVHQ
- the rpsN gene encoding 30S ribosomal protein S14, with amino-acid sequence MAKKSKVAKERQREALVAKYADKRRELKEKGDYAALAKLPRDSAPSRLTRRCRVTGRPRGVLRKFELSRIKFRDLAHKGQIPGVRKASW
- a CDS encoding GTP-binding protein, with the translated sequence MTEQRIPVTVLSGYLGAGKTSLLNHLLSETNIQNTAVIVNDMSEINIDALDVKNRTVHRTDDQLIEMSNGCICCTLREDLLQEVQQIAEQGGIDYILIESSGISEPVPVAQTFTLIDEEMGIDLSALCQLDTMVTVVDCQRFWHDYGSGESLAERGQEADENDIRDISDLLADQIEFCDVLVLNKADAISKEALHSMKAVMKRLQPEAKIIETNYGRISPEEVLHTGSFDYEKASLSAGWLKELEAEEHTPETEEYGISSFVYRRTRPFHSERFMAWGEAIPEAVIRSKGIAWCATRNDVALLYSQAGPSASLDPVSFWVASTSAENIQEYLAEEPGARDEWDDEFGDRKTELVFIGQNIDREALEAELDECLLTDEEMAGDWGRFTDPFPWET
- the chrA gene encoding chromate efflux transporter, whose protein sequence is MKNWLEIFLISLRLGLTSFGGPVAHLGYFHEEYVKRRAWLTEKQYADLVALCQFLPGPASSQVGIGIGMVRGGVVGGFISFTGFTMPSVLLLMAVAVGFQQQGLIELGIIDGLKIVAVAVVAHALLGMGRNLAPDKERATIAVLAFTSVLLVPSVWIQVVVILTAGLLGWRLYRNENLPKAEGLPLKLPLKLSVVMLGLFGGLLALLPVLRAMTDHLHIQLADSFYRAGALVFGGGHVVLPLLEREIVPAGLMSESQFLAGYGAAQAVPGPLFTFASYLGMVIDGVPGAVTATAAVFLPAFLLLLGVLPIWLKIQQIPAMLAAVTGVNAAVVGILAAALYSPVFTSAILEARDMAFAGLLFMILVYWKRPAWVAVILGILGGLLFYGG